From a region of the Musa acuminata AAA Group cultivar baxijiao unplaced genomic scaffold, Cavendish_Baxijiao_AAA HiC_scaffold_1075, whole genome shotgun sequence genome:
- the LOC103983256 gene encoding phosphatidylinositol 4-kinase gamma 6-like yields MSPNLPAQMAVAVLRSTTSSDFHDNRASEGKPVGRRRVFIQTETGCVLGIELDRQDNAHTVKRRLQLALHVPTEESSLVFGDLVLKNDLSAIRGDSPLLLTRSSMHRSSSTPCLSPGVKDLHQSDSSGPVEMLSCSSRRAPMKQLVGDAVKAIRRGVDPVPVHSGLGGAYYFRNSSGDKVAIVKPTDEEPLAPNNPKGFAGKALGQPGLKRSVRVGETGFREVAAYLLDHGSFARVPPTALVKITHSVFHVNVGLSSGNTCSRKRQCISKIASFQQFIPHDFDASDYGTSSFPVSAIHRIGMLDVRILNTDRHAGNLLVRKVETGDGRLGGWMDLIPIDHGLCLPESMEDPYFEWVHWPQASVPFSEDELEYIANLDPTRDSDMLRMELPMIREACLRVLVLCTIFLKEAARIGLCLAEIGEMMSRELRGMEEEPSELEVVCMEARRLVAEREVLSPKAELKDEEEEGLHFHVECKEDDQDNTYNSLQAFRKHPPKLEESIEEDEEITDYTHVHKESAASLKGVNLTETTKRNQTGKVYDRDETLPFVPSFVRLADMSEEEWGAFLENFQVLLQSAFHDRKCLATKQRQKQRLGIA; encoded by the coding sequence ATGTCTCCTAACCTGCCGGCACAGATGGCAGTTGCAGTCTTAAGGAGTACCACTAGCAGTGACTTCCATGACAACAGAGCTAGCGAGGGAAAGCCTGTGGGGAGGCGGCGTGTGTTCATCCAGACGGAGACTGGCTGCGTGTTGGGGATCGAGTTAGATCGGCAGGACAATGCCCACACGGTGAAGAGGAGGCTGCAGCTCGCTCTCCATGTCCCCACCGAGGAGAGCTCGCTCGTGTTCGGTGATCTCGTGTTGAAGAACGATCTCAGCGCCATTCGTGGCGACTCCCCACTGCTTCTCACGAGAAGCTCCATGCACAGGAGCTCCTCCACCCCCTGCCTCTCCCCGGGCGTAAAGGACCTCCACCAAAGCGACTCGAGCGGGCCAGTTGAGATGCTGAGCTGCTCCAGTCGCCGTGCTCCAATGAAACAGCTCGTCGGGGACGCCGTGAAGGCTATCAGACGCGGTGTCGATCCCGTACCCGTGCACAGTGGGCTCGGAGGTGCGTACTACTTCAGGAACAGCAGCGGCGACAAGGTCGCGATCGTGAAGCCGACGGATGAAGAGCCATTGGCACCCAACAATCCCAAAGGTTTCGCCGGGAAAGCTCTCGGGCAACCAGGCCTGAAGAGATCCGTGCGTGTTGGCGAGACCGGCTTCAGGGAGGTGGCTGCGTACCTTCTTGACCATGGGAGCTTCGCACGCGTTCCTCCGACGGCGCTTGTAAAGATCACCCACTCGGTGTTCCATGTCAACGTTGGATTGAGTAGCGGCAACACCTGCAGCAGAAAGCGACAGTGTATCAGCAAGATCGCTTCGTTCCAGCAGTTCATCCCGCATGACTTCGACGCCAGCGACTACGGCACGTCGAGCTTCCCTGTCTCTGCGATCCACAGAATAGGGATGCTTGATGTACGAATCCTCAACACGGATAGGCATGCTGGGAATCTGCTGGTGAGGAAGGTTGAGACTGGGGATGGTAGACTTGGGGGATGGATGGACCTGATCCCCATAGATCATGGCCTCTGCTTGCCGGAGAGCATGGAGGATCCCTATTTCGAGTGGGTCCACTGGCCACAGGCATCGGTACCGTTTTCTGAAGACGAGTTAGAGTACATTGCCAATCTCGATCCGACGAGAGATTCCGACATGCTTCGGATGGAGCTGCCGATGATCCGTGAAGCCTGCCTTCGAGTTCTGGTCTTGTGCACGATCTTTCTCAAGGAAGCAGCAAGAATCGGGCTTTGCTTGGCGGAGATCGGTGAGATGATGAGCAGAGAGTTGAGGGGAATGGAGGAAGAACCCAGCGAGCTGGAGGTCGTTTGCATGGAGGCGAGGAGGTTAGTAGCAGAAAGAGAGGTACTAAGTCCAAAAGCAGAGTTAAAGGACGAGGAGGAAGAAGGCTTACACTTTCATGTCGAATGCAAAGAGGATGATCAGGATAACACGTACAACTCATTGCAAGCATTCAGAAAGCATCCGCCAAAGTTGGAGGAGAGCATCGAGGAAGATGAGGAGATCACTGACTACACACATGTTCATAAGGAGTCTGCTGCATCACTGAAGGGTGTCAACCTCACTGAAACAACTAAGAGAAACCAGACTGGTAAGGTATATGATAGGGATGAAACACTTCCGTTTGTGCCGAGTTTTGTGAGGCTGGCAGACATGAGTGAAGAGGAATGGGGAGCTTTTCTTGAGAACTTCCAGGTGTTGTTGCAGAGTGCATTCCATGATCGAAAGTGTTTGGCCACAAAACAGAGGCAGAAGCAGAGGCTGGGGATAGCATAA